The genomic interval TGCGCGAGGCGAGCCCCTCGGGCCGGAAGGTCTCGATCCGGTCGAGCGACTCGCCGGTGCCCAGGAACTTGATCGGGACACCCGTCACGGCCTTGACCGCGAGGGCCGCGCCGCCGCGTGCGTCGCCGTCGAGCTTGGTCAGGATCAGGCCGTCGAGCGCGATGCGCTCCGAGAAGGCCTTGGCGACGTTCACCGCGTCGCGCCCCATCAGCGCGTCGCAGACCAGCAGCGAGTTGGCGGGCGCCACCCGGCCGCGCACCTCCGCGAGCTCCTGCATCAGCTCCTCGTCGACCGCGAGCCGGCCGGCGGTGTCGTAGACGAGGGCGTCGAAGCCCTGCCGCTTCGCGCGCTCGGCGGCGGCGGCGCAGATCTCGGGCGGGTGCTCGCCGGCGCCGCCCACGTGCACGGGCACCTCGATGCGCTCGCCGAGCTGCTGGAGCTGGAGCACGGCGGCGGGGCGCTGCACGTCGGCTGCCACCAGCAGCACCTTGCGCCCCTGGCGCTGGAGGTGACGCGCGAGCTTGGCGGCGACGGTCGTCTTGCCGACGCCCTGGAGCCCGAAGAGCATCACCGAGGTGACGCCACGCGGGTCGCGCGCGAGCCGGGTGTCGACCGGGCCCATCAGCCCGATCAGCTCCTGCTGGCAGATCGCGACGAAGTGCTGGCCCGGACTCGTGCGCAGGAGCCGCCCGCTCTTGTCCCGGACCCGGGTGCGCACCTTCTCGCCGAGCGCGCGCTCCTTCACGCGCGCCAGGAAGTCCTTCACCACCGCGAAGTCGACGTCGGCTTCGAGCAGCGAGCTGCGGACCTCGCGCAGCGCCTCGTCGACGTTCTCGCCGGAGAGCTCCCGCACGCCCTGGAGGCGCTCGCGGGCGGCGGTGAAGCCGCGGGTCAGGGTCTCGAGCATCGCGCGCCTCCGGGCCGGACGGGAGAGCCGGGCAGCATAACGGACCCCGGAAGGGCGTTGCCGTCGCGCCGGCCGCCGTGCTAGAGCCCGGCCTGCTCGACCTCGCCCGCCTGCGGCTCGCTACGCGCTCCGCGCCCGGAGGACCGGGCGCTCCGCTCGCCCGACGCCGGCGGCGAGGGCGCGGGCGCTCCCTACGCGGACCATGGGCGCCAGCGCCGAGCCACCGGAGAGGAAGAGGCATGCCGACGCGGGTCGAGGCGCAGATCACCGGGAACGTGTGGAAGATCGAGAAGGCGGTCGGCGACGCGGTCGAGGAGGGCGAGACGCTGATCATCCTCGAGTCGATGAAGATGGAGATCCCGGTGGAGGCGCCCTGCGCCGGCACCCTCGCCGAGATCCGCGTGGCCGAGGGCGAGAGCGTCGAGGAGGGGGCGGTCCTCGCCGTGATCACCTGACCCGGCGAGCCCGGCGTGCCTCTCGATCGGCGCCGTGCCCGCTTGATCTACACTGGCCCGGTGGCCACTGCATCCAAGCCGAGCGCCCGCGCGGGGGGCGGGCCCGAGGTCCGGGCGCTGCGCGCCCGAGAGCGCGAGCAGGCGCTCGCGCACCTGCGGCCGCAGGCGCGTGACGATCTCTTCCTCATGGACCTCGTGCGCCAGGTGGGCGCCCCCGCGCACGGCGACGTCGAGGCCGAGGTGCTGGGCGCCTGGCGGGGCGATGTGCTGGTCGGGCTCGCCTCGCTACGCCCCACGATCGCTCTCGAGGCCGGTCTCGACGGGGACGCCTCGCGGGCCTTGCTGCGCGCGCTCGGAGCGCTCTCGGCGGGGCTCGTGCGCGCCCCGGCGCCGCTCGTGGCCCGCCTGTGGGACGAGCTCGCGCGGCGGGGCCGGCGCGCGCTCGTGGACCGGCTCGAGGCGTCGCTGGTGCTCGGAGCGACGGAGGCGCGGCTGCCCGACCCGCCCGCGGGCGTGCGCGTGCGTCCGGCCGGCCCCGCCGACCTCGATCCGCTCGTCGAGGCCGCGCGCGCGAGCCTGCGCGAGGAGCGCCGGCCCGACCCCTTTCTCGGCGATCCGCGGGGGTTCCGGCGCTGGGTGGCGTCGCGCCTCGGCCGCGCGCTGCTCGCGGAGCGCGCGGAGCGGGTGCTCTGGGTGGGCTACGCCGACGTGCGGCTCGCCGAGGGCTGGCTGCTGCAGGGGGTCTACACGTGGCCCGAGGCGCGGCGCCAGGGGCTCGCCGCCGCCGGCGTCGGGGCCCTGTGCCGGCAGGCCTTCGCGGCCGGCGCCGCGCACGTCCAGCTCTCGGTCGTCGAGGGCAACCGGCCCGCGCTCGCGCTCTACGAGCGGCTCGGCTTCCGTCCCCACGCGACGCTGCGCACGCTGCTCTTCGCCTGAACGGGTCCCGCGCGGGGGAACGCTTCGCTAGAGTGCCCCTCCCTGCGAGGAGGTGCACCATGGGTCTGCTCGACGGCAAGGTGGCGATCGTGACGGGTGCGGGCGGCGGCATCGGGCGCGAGCACGCGCTCGCCCTCGCGGCGGCCGGCGCAGCGGTCGTGGTGAACGACCTCGGCGGCGCGCGCGACGGCTCCGGTACCGGCCACTCGATGGCCGACGGCGTGGTCGACGAGATCCGCAAGGCCGGCGGCACGGCCGTCGCGAGCTACGACAACGTTGCAACGGTGGCGGGCGGGCAGGCGATCCTGCAGGGCGCCCTCGACGCCTTCCACCAGGTCGACGTGCTCGTCAACAACGCCGGCATCCTGCGCGACAAGACGCTCGCGAAGATGGAGGAGGCCGAGTGGGACGCGGTGATCGCCGTCCATCTCAAGGGCGCCTACTGCGTGACCCGACCCGTCTTCAACCACATGCGCGACGCCGGGCGCGGCGGATCGATCATCAACACCTCCTCGACCTCCGGCCTCGAGGGCAACTTCGGGCAGACCAACTACGGCGCCGCCAAGGCCGGCATCGCGGGCTTCACGCGCTGCCTGGCGATCGAGGGGCACAAGTACGGCGTGCGCGTGAACGCGATCGCGCCGGTGGCGCTCACGCGCATGACCGAGGACCTGCCGCTCGCGCAGAACGCGGCCTTCAAGGACCGCATGTCGCCCCAACAGATCGCACCGCTGATCGTCTACCTCGCCAGCGACCTCGCCAAGGAGGTGAGCAAGAAGATCTTCTTCGTCGGCGGCGGGCAGATCTCGGAGATGCGGATGGTGCGCACGCAGGGCGCGACGAAGGCGGAGGGCCTCTGGTCGCCGGAGGAGATCGCCGGGAGGATCGGCGAGATCCTCGCCTAGCTCCCCGCGCTGCTATCATGCGCCCCATGTCCGAGGGGGCCGATCTCCGCGAGCTCCACGATCCGGGCGGCGACCGGCGGCAGCCGGCCGATCCGGGCTTCGACGCGGGCGCGGATCCGTTGTCGGCGATGGCGCCGCGCTTCAACCTGTTCTTCCGCTGGTTCGCGCGCCGCTTCTTCCTCGGCATCACCCTCGACGACGCCACGGTCGCGCGCCTGCGCGCGCTCGAGAGCGCCGGCACGGTGCTCTACGTGATGCGCTACGCGAGCCGGCTCGACTACTTCCTCTTCAACGCGCTCTTCCTGCGCCACGGGCTGCGGCTCTCCTCGTTCGCGAACGGGATCCACTTCGACTACTACCGGCCGCTCTGGCAGTCCCTGCGCGCGCGGCTTCGCGCCTGGCGGGGCCGGCGTACGGCCACCGGCCCGCGCGAGCGCGTCCACCGCCTGGTGACGGCGGGCTCGTCGCTCTTCGTGTTCCTGCGCACCGAGCGGCTCGGCTCGCGGCTGCTCGGGCGGCGCGCCGTCGCGGCCGCGGCGCAGGCCGACCTCGACCTGCTCGCCGAGAGCGTCGACGCCGTCTGGGAGGCCGGCCCGCCGGTTGCCATCGTTCCGATCGCGCTGTTCTGGCGCAAGGGGCCGCGCAGCGAGCGGCGCTTCCTGAACCTCGCCTACGGTGCCCCGACCCGGCCGAGCGACGTCGCGAAGGTGGCGTCGTTCCTGGTCAACTACCACAACCTCGCCGTCAAGGTCGGCGACCCGATCGACCTGAGCGGCTTCGTGCGCGAGCGCCGCAGCGAGGGCCCCGAGGCCGTTGCCCGCAAGGTGCGCCGGTCGATCCTCGGGTTCCTGTGGCGCGAGGAGAAGGTGGTCGAGGGCCCCACGCTGCCGCCGCGCCACAAGCTGCAGGAGGCCGTGCTGGCGGAGCCCCAGGTGCGCGAGGCGATCGCCGCCCGCGGCGCCGAGCCGGGGCGCAGCGTCGAGCAGGCGCGCATGGACGCGGAGAAGTGCTTCCACGAGATCGCGGCGCACATGAACTCGACCTTCCTGGCCGTGGTGAACGCGATCGTGACGGTGCTGTTCCGCAGGCTCTTCGTCTCGATCGAGACGAGCGGCCTCGAGAAGGTGGCGGAGTACGCCAAGCGCCATCCGATCGTGCTGGTCCCGAGCCACCGCTCCTACTTCGACTTCCTCCTGCTCTCGTGGCTGTTCTACGCCAACCACCTGGTGCCGCCGCACATCGCGGCGCGCGAGAACATGGGCTTCGGCCCCTTCGGCTTCGTGTTCCGTCGCGTGGGCGCCTTCTTCATGCGCCGCAGCTTCGACGACCCGCTCTACAAGGCGGTGTTCCGCTCCTACGTGATCTGGCTGGTCAAGGAGGGCTTCACCCAGGAGTTCTTCATCGAGGGCGCCCGCTCGCGTACCGGCCGCACGATGGCGCCCAAGCTCGGCGTGCTGTCGTGGGACGTCGAGGGCTTCCTGGCCTCGGGGCGCCGCGACCTCTTCTTCGTGCCCATCTCGATCACCTACGAGCGCCTGCTCGAGGAGGGCGCGATGGTGTCGGAGCTGGAGGGGGCGAGAAAGCAGGACGAGAGCATGCTCGGGCTCGTGCGCGCGCGGAAGGTGCTGCGCCGGCGCTGGGGGAGCGCCCACCTCTCGTTCGGCGAGCCGATCTCGCTGGCCGAGTCGATCGGTGCCGACCGGGCGCGCTTCGCCGCCGAGGCCGATCCCGCCGCCGCCGCCGACAAGCGGCAGTTCATCGTCGAGCTCGGCAACCGCATCGTCGAGCGCATCAACGCTGCCACCGTGGCCAACGCCACCGCCGTGGCGGGCGCTGCCTTCCTGGGCGAGAGCCGGCGCGGCCTGCGCCGCCACGAGCTGGTGGCGCGCATGCAGGAGATCGTCGACCTGCTGCGCCTCCAGGACGCGCGCATCACGCCGGCGCTGGCGCGCGACCTCGGCGACTTCGACGACGCGATCGCGTTCCTGCTGCGCAG from Deltaproteobacteria bacterium carries:
- a CDS encoding GNAT family N-acetyltransferase; the encoded protein is MATASKPSARAGGGPEVRALRAREREQALAHLRPQARDDLFLMDLVRQVGAPAHGDVEAEVLGAWRGDVLVGLASLRPTIALEAGLDGDASRALLRALGALSAGLVRAPAPLVARLWDELARRGRRALVDRLEASLVLGATEARLPDPPAGVRVRPAGPADLDPLVEAARASLREERRPDPFLGDPRGFRRWVASRLGRALLAERAERVLWVGYADVRLAEGWLLQGVYTWPEARRQGLAAAGVGALCRQAFAAGAAHVQLSVVEGNRPALALYERLGFRPHATLRTLLFA
- a CDS encoding SDR family NAD(P)-dependent oxidoreductase: MGLLDGKVAIVTGAGGGIGREHALALAAAGAAVVVNDLGGARDGSGTGHSMADGVVDEIRKAGGTAVASYDNVATVAGGQAILQGALDAFHQVDVLVNNAGILRDKTLAKMEEAEWDAVIAVHLKGAYCVTRPVFNHMRDAGRGGSIINTSSTSGLEGNFGQTNYGAAKAGIAGFTRCLAIEGHKYGVRVNAIAPVALTRMTEDLPLAQNAAFKDRMSPQQIAPLIVYLASDLAKEVSKKIFFVGGGQISEMRMVRTQGATKAEGLWSPEEIAGRIGEILA
- the ffh gene encoding signal recognition particle protein — protein: MLETLTRGFTAARERLQGVRELSGENVDEALREVRSSLLEADVDFAVVKDFLARVKERALGEKVRTRVRDKSGRLLRTSPGQHFVAICQQELIGLMGPVDTRLARDPRGVTSVMLFGLQGVGKTTVAAKLARHLQRQGRKVLLVAADVQRPAAVLQLQQLGERIEVPVHVGGAGEHPPEICAAAAERAKRQGFDALVYDTAGRLAVDEELMQELAEVRGRVAPANSLLVCDALMGRDAVNVAKAFSERIALDGLILTKLDGDARGGAALAVKAVTGVPIKFLGTGESLDRIETFRPEGLASRILGMGDIVGLVEDFDAVVDEQEAEQAEEDAERILRGRFGMDDLLQQLRIVQRMGPLRDVMAKMPGFGKLAEHVDEGELGKVQAMIHSMTPAERSRPELIDRSRASRIARGSGRQQSEVSDLVKRFSQMREMMAMIGGGGAGGLLSRIPGLGRLAGAGAGGVDPSLFAGLGGPTGRARTVSATTEARRRKDAKKKRKDARKARKRGRKR
- a CDS encoding 1-acyl-sn-glycerol-3-phosphate acyltransferase; its protein translation is MSEGADLRELHDPGGDRRQPADPGFDAGADPLSAMAPRFNLFFRWFARRFFLGITLDDATVARLRALESAGTVLYVMRYASRLDYFLFNALFLRHGLRLSSFANGIHFDYYRPLWQSLRARLRAWRGRRTATGPRERVHRLVTAGSSLFVFLRTERLGSRLLGRRAVAAAAQADLDLLAESVDAVWEAGPPVAIVPIALFWRKGPRSERRFLNLAYGAPTRPSDVAKVASFLVNYHNLAVKVGDPIDLSGFVRERRSEGPEAVARKVRRSILGFLWREEKVVEGPTLPPRHKLQEAVLAEPQVREAIAARGAEPGRSVEQARMDAEKCFHEIAAHMNSTFLAVVNAIVTVLFRRLFVSIETSGLEKVAEYAKRHPIVLVPSHRSYFDFLLLSWLFYANHLVPPHIAARENMGFGPFGFVFRRVGAFFMRRSFDDPLYKAVFRSYVIWLVKEGFTQEFFIEGARSRTGRTMAPKLGVLSWDVEGFLASGRRDLFFVPISITYERLLEEGAMVSELEGARKQDESMLGLVRARKVLRRRWGSAHLSFGEPISLAESIGADRARFAAEADPAAAADKRQFIVELGNRIVERINAATVANATAVAGAAFLGESRRGLRRHELVARMQEIVDLLRLQDARITPALARDLGDFDDAIAFLLRSDLVQSQPDPRGEILFYEERARRALDLYRNCILHFLAAPSFLARRALAGGSVAELREDLRFWLDLFHQELFTQRGLVLAAHAEAFLDYFERLGAIERHEGSVRATEKGRPYLRRLAMQTRGLLEAYAAAFDSALADPQLGTSRQVARRAGEAFARSELLGEVAGREAANPATFSAAYDALARRGILEKVRAEGAREALYARGPRFEELAGLAERLAGALRAG
- a CDS encoding biotin/lipoyl-binding carrier protein; its protein translation is MPTRVEAQITGNVWKIEKAVGDAVEEGETLIILESMKMEIPVEAPCAGTLAEIRVAEGESVEEGAVLAVIT